In Drosophila simulans strain w501 chromosome 3R, Prin_Dsim_3.1, whole genome shotgun sequence, a single window of DNA contains:
- the LOC6727458 gene encoding putative serine protease K12H4.7 has translation MAALRLVCLFVVLVIGLVHSLDIPKIKDVPLLVKTLKNLNRGPPHQVMTKRANVQEKWITQKLDNFDASNTQTYKMRYLLNDEFQTEGSPIFIYLGGEWEIEESMVSAGHWYDMAQEHKGVLVYTEHRYYGQSVPTSTMSTDDLKYLDVKQALADVAVFIETFKAENPQLANSKVILAGGSYSATMVVWFKRLYPDLIVGGWASSAPLLAKVDFTEYKEVVGQAFLQLGGQKCYDRIENGIAELESMFANKRGAEARAMLRLCNSFDDQNDLDLWTLFSSISNIFAGVAQYQGTGDIEYYCDYLLSFNDDATAIANFVYWAWGMGNCIDARYEGSVEYYLWGVDHFDASRPWYYQTCNEYGWYQSSGSRNQPFGTKFPATLYINLCGDVFSSQYGNEQINNNAASTNEYFGGMEPGVDNIYMTHGALDPWNPMGHGVEQGATLIANASHCADFGSIKSTDSVEMRASKEKLAELVRQWLA, from the exons ATGGCTGCTCTGCGTTTGGTCTGCCTTTTTGTGGTGTTGGTCATAGGACTTGTCCACTCCCTGGACATTCCGAAGATTAAAGATGTGCCTCTTTTGGTCAAGACTCTGAAGAATTTAAACCGCGGTCCACCACACCAGGTGATGACCAAGCGTGCCAATGTCCAGGAGAAATGGATCACCCAGAAACTGGATAACTTTGACGCGAGCAACACGCAAACCTATAAGATG CGTTATTTGCTCAATGATGAGTTTCAAACTGAGGGAAgtcccattttcatttaccTGGGAGGCGAATGGGAGATTGAGGAGAGCATGGTAAGCGCTGGTCACTGGTATGATATGGCCCAGGAACACAAGGGTGTTCTCGTCTACACTGAACATCGTTACTATGGTCAAAGTGTACCAACATC AACCATGTCAACCGATGATCTCAAGTACTTGGATGTTAAGCAGGCCTTGGCCGATGTGGCCGTTTTCATTGAGACCTTCAAGGCGGAGAACCCCCAGCTGGCCAACTCCAAGGTGATTCTGGCTGGCGGTTCCTACTCGGCCACCATGGTGGTTTGGTTCAAGCGTCTGTATCCCGATTTGATTGTCGGTGGCTGGGCCTCCAGTGctccccttttggccaaggtTGACTTCACCGAATACAAGGAGGTGGTGGGCCAGGCCTTCCTTCAGTTGGGCGGCCAGAAGTGCTATGATAGGATTGAGAACGGGATTGCCGAGCTGGAATCCATGTTCGCCAACAAACGCGGAGCTGAAGCTAGAGCCATGCTGCGCCTGTGCAACAGCTTCGATGATCAGAACGACCTGGACTTGTGGACCCTGTTCTCTAGTATCTCGAATATTTTCGCCGGAGTCGCTCAATACCAAGG TACCGGCGACATTGAGTACTACTGTGACTACCTTCTGAGCTTCAATGATGATGCCACGGCCATTGCAAACTTTGTGTACTGGGCCTGGGGAATGGGCAACTGCATCGATGCCAGGTACGAAGGCAGTGTTGAGTACTATCTCTGGGGAGTGGACCACTTTGACGCCA GTCGTCCTTGGTACTATCAGACCTGCAATGAGTATGGCTGGTACCAGAGCTCTGGCTCCAGGAATCAACCTTTTGGCACCAAGTTCCCTGCCACCCTTTACATCAATCTGTGCGGTGATGTCTTCAGTTCGCAATACGGAAATGAACAGATCAACAACAATGCAGCCAGTACCAACGAATACTTCGGCGGCATGGAGCCCGGCGTGGATAATATCTACATGACCCACGGCGCCCTGGATCCCTGGAACCCGATGGGTCATGGAGTGGAGCAGGGAGCCACGCTCATCGCCAACGCATCGCATTGCGCCGACTTCGGATCGATCAAGTCCACAGATTCCGTCGAAATGCGGGCCTCTAAGGAGAAACTTGCTGAATTGGTTCGGCAGTGGTTGGCCTAG
- the LOC120285052 gene encoding aprataxin-like protein, producing the protein MSRQFGLIRDMARTDYLITSSEIGSVMPDKFPKAKHHYLALPRTDIPSIFHLNRTHLPLLRELHHLAQEAVKIKGVHWEDFQVGFHAKPSMQRLHMHVISKDFVSPCMKTKNNWNSYTTELFVPYEKLYAQLEKENCFSRLPKSLVDELYSRPLACNQCEFAPDSLSDLKAHLLYHWHNKDKEREQMHVIDGISKMSLRNTPPKHIESRNSPKLNQWNHRLHQGPRAFGNGHSQSQSDNRRPGYKGCRPQPPHYYTTKPFAVEGILHNGQQNGASPRRLAKKDQQITHEQPNQDSNQQSSPNTQKAQHPSYNTQKPNVHKVNWKTIPTQIHQNAVQNQKERRSAAPAKF; encoded by the exons ATGTCTCGGCAATTCGGATTAATCAGAGACATGGCGAGGACCGACTACCTGATTACCTCCTCGGAGATCGGTTCAGTTATGCCCGACAAGTTTCCCAAGGCGAAGCATCACTATTTGGCCCTTCCACGGACCGACATTCCCAGTATTTTTCAT CTTAACCGGACACATCTGCCGCTCTTAAGGGAGCTTCATCATCTGGCGCAAGAGGCTGTCAAAATAAAAGGAGTTCATTGGGAGGACTTCCAGGTGGGATTCCATGCCAAACCGAGCATGCAAAGGCTCCACATGCACGTCATCTCCAAGGATTTCGTATCACCATGTATGAAGACCAAGAATAATTGGAACTCGTACACCACCGAACTATTTGTTCCCTACGAAA AACTGTACGCTcagctggagaaggagaacTGCTTTTCCCGACTGCCAAAATCTCTAGTAGATGAGCTCTATTCGCGGCCTCTGGCGtgtaatcaatgcgagtttGCCCCGGACTCGCTTTCGGACTTGAAGGCGCACTTGCTTTACCACTGGCATAATAAAGATAAGGAGCGTGAGCAGATGCACGTAATAGATGGAATAAGTAAAATGTCATTACGAAACACTCCGCCGAAACACATCGAATCGCGGAATTCGCCGAAACTCAATCAGTGGAACCATAGGTTGCATCAAGGACCTAGGGCTTTTGGAAACGGTCATTCTCAAAGTCAGAGCGACAACAGGCGCCCGGGATACAAAGGGTGTCGACCACAGCCTCCGCATTATTATACAACAAAACCTTTTGCTGTTGAGGGAATTCTACACAATGGGCAACAAAATGGAGCGAGCCCAAGACGTTTAGCGAAAAAGGATCAACAGATCACACATGAACAGCCTAATCAGGACTCAAATCAACAGAGTAGTCCAAACACACAGAAAGCTCAGCACCCAAGCTACAATACTCAAAAGCCAAATGTGCATAAAGTAAATTGGAAAACTATTCCTACTCAAATTCACCAAAATGCGGTTCAGAATCAAAAAGAAAGACGGTCCGCAGCCCCAgccaaattttaa
- the LOC6727460 gene encoding putative serine protease K12H4.7, with protein MKLWLGISLALLALGQTHGSIFERTFKRIHEEPPLPTIQNRADVVQTLWIEQKLDHFDAAETRTWQMRYMLNDALYKSGAPLFIYLGGEWEISSGRITGGHLYDMAKEHNALLAYTEHRYYGQSKPLPDLSNENIKYLSVNQSLADLAHFINTIKQNHEGLSESKVIIVGGSYSATMVTWFKKLYPDLVAGGWASSAPLLAKVNFVEYKEVTGQSIEQMGGSACYKRIENGIAEMETMIATKRGAEVKALLKLCEPFDVYSDLDVWTLFSEISDIFAGVVQTHNAGQIEGVCEKIMAGSNDLIGVAGYLLDVFEESGGKCHDLSYDAITALLLDTNYNGNIMRQWIFQTCNEYGWYQTSGSRAQPFGTQFPVTYYTTMCADLYGSEYSNEFISNQVSITNQFFGGLSPNVENVYLTHGQLDPWRAMGIQDETQATIIPEHAHCKDFNSISSSDTAEMRASKERIAELVREWVK; from the exons ATGAAACTTTGGCTAGGCATTTCTTTGGCTCTTTTGGCCCTGGGCCAAACCCATGGTAGCATATTCGAGAGGACTTTCAAAAGGATCCACGAGGAGCCACCACTGCCAACCATTCAGAATCGAGCTGATGTAGTTCAAACCCTTTGGATTGAACAGAAACTGGATCATTTCGACGCCGCAGAAACCCGCACATGGCAAATG CGCTATATGCTCAACGATGCACTGTACAAGTCTGGAGCAccactttttatttatcttgGCGGAGAATGGGAGATCTCATCGGGCAGGATAACCGGTGGTCATCTATACGACATGGCCAAGGAGCACAATGCTCTTTTGGCCTACACAGAGCATCGCTACTATGGCCAAAGCAAGCCCTTGCC TGATCTATCGAATGAAAACATCAAATACCTGAGTGTGAATCAGTCCCTGGCCGATCTGGCTCATTTCATTAACACCATCAAGCAAAACCATGAAGGTCTGTCCGAGTCCAAGGTCATTATTGTTGGAGGTTCCTACTCCGCCACAATGGTCACCTGGTTCAAGAAGCTCTATCCCGATCTGGTGGCTGGAGGTTGGGCTTCCAGTGCTCCGCTCCTTGCCAAGGTCAACTTTGTGG AGTACAAGGAAGTCACTGGCCAATCCATCGAACAAATGGGTGGATCTGCCTGCTACAAGCGAATTGAAAACGGCATTGCCGAGATGGAGACTATGATAGCCACCAAACGAGGTGCAGAGGTCAAGGCCCTGCTCAAGTTGTGCGAACCCTTTGATGTCTACAGCGATCTGGATGTTTGGACTTTGTTCAGCGAGATTTCCGATATTTTTGCGGGCGTGGTGCAGACTCACAA TGCTGGCCAAATTGAGGGCGTTTGCGAGAAGATAATGGCCGGTTCGAATGATCTTATTGGCGTTGCTGGATATTTGTTGGATGTATTTGAGGAGAGCGGTGGCAAGTGCCACGACCTTAGTTATGATGCAATTACTGCATTGCTCCTGGACACTAATTACAATGGCAACATTA TGCGTCAGTGGATCTTCCAGACCTGCAATGAGTATGGTTGGTATCAGACATCTGGTTCTAGAGCCCAGCCATTTGGCACCCAATTCCCTGTTACCTATTATACCACCATGTGTGCCGATTTATATGGCTCAGAGTACAGCAACGAGTTCATTAGCAACCAAGTGAGCATCACCAATCAGTTCTTTGGTGGATTGTCTCCTAATGTGGAAAACGTCTACCTCACCCATGGGCAATTGGATCCCTGGAGGGCGATGGGAATTCAGGACGAAACTCAGGCCACTATTATTCCAG AGCATGCCCACTGCAAGGACTTCAATTCGATCAGCTCGAGTGACACTGCTGAAATGAGAGCTTCCAAAGAACGTATAGCCGAACTGGTCCGCGAATGGGTTAAATAA
- the LOC6727455 gene encoding uncharacterized protein LOC6727455, with protein MHNNSGLEPMDRTKTTKLPQLKSSVTPYRPKPTLIHSDSPKLENDKRNGLDLELLDNPEIPSIKRVRWAPMYGERSPSKSGFSSVPLSSKKAQFDQDTADELILANELRLAVHRGGGSIDPDKNYELKARLSPLQLPYSRVQRILKECELSERNHHTYCIPMDYGRQLVAMVCKIRTDNLPELKLRLASLLRQNKARFFNRHLFNETGLIEATLQSVTPLSFDEFNQTLRTDALWCKATDSAIIDLAKGSVLFKCRPLDLQEVEYKLRQCNYKIVHKEVGHCPNKPLVELNDRQMARYQEFRKNLLQDIDVVKIYDNVRVQ; from the coding sequence ATGCATAACAACAGCGGTTTAGAACCCATGGACAGGACCAAGACTACGAAACTTCCTCAGCTCAAGTCCAGCGTTACTCCCTACAGACCAAAGCCGACCCTAATCCATAGTGATTCCCCAAAACTAGAGAACGACAAGCGTAATGGGTTGGACTTGGAGCTGCTGGATAATCCAGAGATACCGAGCATAAAGCGAGTACGATGGGCCCCGATGTATGGGGAAAGGAGCCCGAGTAAGTCCGGCTTTTCCAGCGTTCCACTAAGCTCCAAAAAGGCTCAGTTTGATCAGGACACGGCAGATGAGTTAATACTGGCTAACGAGCTTCGATTGGCGGTGCATCGCGGGGGAGGATCCATCGATCCCGACAAGAACTACGAGCTGAAAGCTCGTCTGTCGCCCCTGCAGTTGCCATACAGTCGAGTGCAGCGAATTCTGAAGGAGTGCGAGTTGAGCGAGAGAAATCATCACACCTATTGTATACCCATGGACTATGGGCGGCAATTGGTTGCCATGGTTTGCAAGATCAGGACGGATAATCTTCCCGAACTGAAACTTCGCTTGGCCTCTTTACTGCGGCAAAACAAAGCGCGCTTCTTCAATCGACACTTATTCAACGAAACTGGCTTGATTGAGGCGACGTTGCAGAGCGTAACACCATTAAGCTTTGACGAATTCAATCAAACGTTGCGAACTGATGCTTTGTGGTGCAAAGCCACCGATAGCGCCATTATCGACCTGGCCAAAGGATCTGTTTTGTTCAAGTGTCGACCTCTGGACCTCCAAGAGGTCGAGTACAAACTCAGACAGTGCAACTACAAGATTGTACATAAGGAGGTGGGACACTGTCCAAACAAGCCGCTCGTCGAGTTAAATGATCGCCAAATGGCCCGCTATCAGGAGTTTCGTAAAAACCTTCTTCAAGATATAGATGTCGTAAAGATCTATGACAATGTGCGTGTCCAGTAG
- the LOC6727451 gene encoding putative serine protease K12H4.7, translating to MKWLNFSVQLIFCLPSFLATFNPYRRNVELLNHEPVLGICSKNELASVEELWLDQKVDHFDKNNNRTWKMRYYRNAKHFKPQGPIYIFVGGEWTISPGLLSTGLTHDMAVENSGMLFYTEHRYYGLSLPFGHERYQLNNLKQLSLHQSLADLAHFIRHQKSNGPEMEDSKVILVGGSYSGSLVTWMTQLYPDLIAASWASSAPLLAKADFFEYMEVVGKSIQLSYGKNCSLRIEKGFKFLAKLFDGDEIQELLYNLNGCEGYSPKNPLDRAAFFNGLGNYFALVVQSYSAYIPRLCETLMSLDSSDELAFIEFLKLLYSEGRRSSDCQDFGYSSMLELFTEDSVQSSETRAWFYQTCNEFGWYTTTKSKSSASQAFANQVPLGYFEQLCQDAFGAEQTAQQLAQGVEQTNSKFDGFGFNQSERYAQVIFTHGELDPWSALGQQKGDQAIVLTGYSHVEDLASIRVTDSVQMNLAKLRVMSFLRRHI from the exons ATGAAGTGGCTCAATTTTTCagtgcaattaattttttgtctGCCCAGTTTTTTGGCTACATTTAATCCTTATAGAAGAAATGTGGAGTTGCTTAATCACGAACCAGTATTAGGAATATGTTCAAAAAACGAGTTGGCTTCTGTCGAGGAACTTTGGTTGGACCAGAAAGTGGATCATTTCGATAAGAACAACAATAGAACCTGGAAAATG cgttATTATCGTAACGCCAAGCATTTCAAGCCCCAAGGACCCATTTACATATTCGTGGGAGGTGAATGGACCATCAGTCCAGGATTATTAAGCACTGGATTAACCCACGACATGGCAGTGGAAAACTCGGGAATGCTTTTCTACACCGAGCACCGCTACTATGGACTGAGTTTACCTTTTGG CCATGAGAGATACCAATTGAATAACCTTAAGCAACTGAGTCTTCATCAATCATTGGCTGACTTGGCTCACTTCATACGCCACCAAAAGTCTAATGGCCCCGAAATGGAGGACTCCAAAGTTATTTTGGTTGGCGGCTCTTATTCGGGCAGCTTGGTGACCTGGATGACTCAACTGTATCCGGATTTAATAGCTGCCAGCTGGGCCTCCAGTGCACCATTATTGGCGAAAGCGGATTTTTTTG aatACATGGAAGTAGTCGGCAAATCAATACAATTGAGCTATGGCAAAAACTGCTCTTTGCGTATCGAAAAGGGTTTCAAATTCTTGGCAAAGCTATTTGATGGCGATGAAATTCAGGAGCTGCTCTATAATCTTAATGGCTGCGAGGGTTATAGTCCCAAGAATCCTTTGGATAGGGCAGCTTTCTTCAATGGACTGGGAAACTATTTTGCTTTAGTGGTGCAAAGTTATAG TGCTTATATACCCCGGCTTTGTGAGACTTTGATGAGCCTAGATTCCAGTGATGAGCTGGCATTCATAGAATTCTTAAAACTACTCTATTCGGAAGGAAGGCGCTCCAGTGATTGCCAGGACTTTGGCTACTCATCCATGCTAGAACTTTTCACCGAGGATTCAGTTCAAAGTTCGGAAA CTCGCGCCTGGTTTTATCAAACCTGCAATGAGTTTGGCTGGTACACAACTACAAAATCCAAATCATCTGCGTCCCAAGCCTTTGCCAATCAGGTGCCCCTGGGCTACTTCGAACAACTTTGCCAGGATGCGTTTGGAGCGGAACAGACTGCCCAGCAATTGGCCCAGGGCGTTGAGCAGACGAATAGCAAATTCGACGGATTCGGGTTCAATCAGAGCGAGCGTTATGCTCAGGTAATCTTCACGCATGGCGAACTGGATCCGTGGAGTGCTCTGGGCCAGCAAAAGGGCGACCAGGCTATAGTCCTGACGG GCTACTCGCACGTCGAGGATTTGGCCAGCATCCGGGTGACGGACAGCGTGCAGATGAATCTGGCCAAGCTGCGTGTTATGTCCTTTCTGCGACGCCACATATGA
- the LOC6727457 gene encoding putative serine protease K12H4.7, giving the protein MKYTLVVLALLAPLTAAASLGEQKPEANAFVKSLRELHRGPPVEPMKTRAKVEERWITQKLDNFDDSNNATWQDRIYINNKYFVDGSPIFIYLGGEWAIDPSGITSGLWKDIAKQHNGSLLYTEHRFFGQSIPITPLSTENLAKYQSVDQALADVINVIATLKQEDKYKDSKVVVSGCSYSATMATWIRKLYPEIIRGSWASSAPLLAKVNFKDYMKVVGESYATLGGQYCYDLIDNATSYYENLFEIGNGTQAVKELNLCSNFNVNSEQDRWQIFSTIANIFAGIAQYQKPEKYDIPTYCSILREFSDDDSVALSKFINWKINEHSGACLSTTFKGAVGYYEWSKENYQDSDLPWIFQTCSEFGWFQSSGSRSQPFGSTFPATLYEDTCEGVFGSKYDSAGIHANIRATNDDFGGLNVNATNIYFVQGALDGWSKVGAGVAQGATIIPYASHCPDTGSISASDSAELVASKKKLIKLVAQWLED; this is encoded by the exons ATGAAGTATACCCTAGTAGTGCTCGCCCTACTTGCACCTCTGACTGCAGCAGCTAGTCTGGGTGAACAGAAACCGGAGGCGAATGCGTTCGTCAAATCTCTGAGAGAACTGCACCGAGGTCCTCCAGTTGAACCAATGAAGACCAGGGCCAAGGTGGAGGAGCGCTGGATCACCCAAAAACTAGACAACTTCGATGATAGCAACAACGCCACCTGGCAGGAT CGAATCTATATCAACAACAAGTACTTCGTTGATGGCTCTCCCATCTTTATCTACTTGGGCGGCGAGTGGGCTATCGATCCCAGTGGAATTACCTCTGGACTGTGGAAGGACATTGCTAAGCAGCACAACGGTTCCCTTCTCTACACTGAACATCGCTTCTTTGGACAGAGTATCCCTATAAC TCCTCTGTCCACTGAGAACTTGGCCAAATACCAGAGCGTGGATCAGGCCCTGGCTGATGTGATTAACGTGATTGCCACGCTGAAGCAGGAGGACAAGTACAAGGACTCCAAGGTTGTGGTCTCTGGCTGCTCCTACTCGGCCACCATGGCCACCTGGATCAGGAAGCTCTATCCGGAAATCATTAGGGGCAGCTGGGCCTCGTCTGCTCCGCTCCTGGCTAAGGTGAACTTTAAGGACTACATGAAGGTGGTCGGCGAGTCGTACGCCACCCTTGGAGGACAATATTGCTATGATTTGATCGATAACGCCACCTCGTACTATGAGAATCTCTTTGAGATTGGAAACGGCACTCAGGCAGTGAAGGAATTGAACCTGTGCTCCAACTTTAATGTAAACAGCGAACAGGACCGTTGGCAGATCTTCAGCACCATAGCGAACATTTTTGCTGGCATTGCTCAGTACCAAAA ACCAGAGAAATATGATATACCCACCTACTGCTCGATTCTGCGAGAGTTCAGTGACGATGATTCCGTTGCTTTGTCCaagtttattaattggaaaatcAATGAGCATTCCGGAGCTTGCCTTAGCACGACCTTCAAGGGAGCTGTTGGCTACTACGAATGGTCGAAGGAGAACTACCAGGATA GTGACTTGCCCTGGATTTTCCAGACCTGCAGCGAGTTCGGATGGTTCCAGTCTTCCGGCAGCAGAAGCCAACCCTTTGGATCCACTTTTCCGGCCACTCTCTATGAGGACACCTGTGAGGGCGTCTTTGGATCGAAGTACGACTCGGCTGGCATCCACGCTAATATCCGCGCAACCAACGATGACTTCGGCGGCCTAAACGTTAACGCCACCAACATCTACTTTGTGCAGGGAGCTCTTGACGGTTGGAGCAAGGTGGGTGCTGGAGTTGCCCAGGGAGCCACCATTATCCCGTACGCCTCCCATTGTCCCGATACTGGATCGATCAGTGCCAGCGATAGTGCCGAACTGGTGGCCTCCAAGAAAAAGCTGATCAAGCTCGTGGCCCAATGGCTGGAGGACTAA
- the LOC6727453 gene encoding LOW QUALITY PROTEIN: aprataxin-like protein (The sequence of the model RefSeq protein was modified relative to this genomic sequence to represent the inferred CDS: substituted 1 base at 1 genomic stop codon), with protein MSWSNALAKEILKPESLIISSEIAVVIADKFPKAHHHYLVLPLADIPSIFHLNRSHLPLLEELHLLAKNVVEVKGVQWQDFNVGFHAEPSMQRLHLHVISRDFVSTSLKTKKHWNSFNTELFVPYTKLYDQLEKENSISRLPKSLKDELLAKPLICNQCEFVARNLPSLKGHLVGHLQDPKSVCQRTTSADXGTSSFPQKAEESAGLLSYCFDFGNFHGYKKEMEADKLAYIRDELKRKLKDKRNFLIESDRAVVIKADYPKSQYHFRVVAKEEFRDITQLTEEQLPLLDHMMDLANQIIEKQKHLESRNFLIGFKVNTFWNRLNLHVISNDFYSMAMKRTSHWNSFNTELFMPFQIAYLMLSVQGSIESISEETYNKLRDKMPLRCNQCEFVTNMLLDLKAHLYQHWRLKEDERDQKNKVDKIMKMISETKLDEAEAKPELLPEEPIQTQPVAAIAQYPNENPGEPLTPQQQQAQTGYDKYINGPPVNMMNQKNPNHPFRNTPHFDRQPQKPPQPRFGPRGPMASRTGPRFPHKQQHNRFRAPGFNACRQSHPLYHSGRQQFPNAASVSAGQAGPPGQQQGARPKWNLSKIFNPQNRQNAVQAQPTNSSS; from the exons ATGTCCTGGTCAAATGCACTAGCCAAAGAAATCTTGAAACCAGAAAGTTTGATCATTTCCTCAGAAATCGCAGTGGTCATTGCCGACAAGTTTCCCAAGGCACATCACCACTACCTGGTGCTGCCATTGGCCGACATTCCCAGCATCTTTCAC TTGAACCGTAGCCATCTGCCGCTCTTGGAGGAGCTGCatctgctggccaagaacGTTGTGGAAGTGAAAGGAGTCCAGTGGCAGGACTTCAACGTGGGATTCCACGCGGAGCCTAGCATGCAAAGGCTCCACCTGCACGTCATCTCCAGGGACTTCGTATCAACAAGCTTGAAGACCAAGAAGCATTGGAACTCATTCAACACCGAGCTGTTTGTGCCCTACACAA aGCTTTACGACcagctggagaaggagaaTAGCATTTCGCGACTCCCAAAATCACTGAAAGACGAGCTACTGGCCAAGCCACTCATTTGTAATCAGTGCGAGTTTGTAGCGAGAAATTTACCATCACTCAAGGGGCATCTGGTGGGGCACCTTCAAGATCCGAAGTCAGTTTGCCAGCGAACCACTAGCGCCGACTAGGGAACCAGTTCATTCCCACAGAAAGCAGAAGAGTCAGCTGGGCTGCTTTCATATTGCTTTGATTTCGGGAATTTCCACGGATACAAAAAGGAAATGGAGGCGGATAAATTGGCATATATCCGAGATGAGCTGAAGCGCAAGCTAAAGGATAAGAGGAACTTCCTTATCGAGAGTGACCGGGCGGTTGTCATTAAAGCGGACTACCCTAAATCGCAATACCACTTTAGGGTGGTGGCCAAGGAAGAGTTCAGGGATATAACTCAG TTAACCGAAGAACAGCTGCCCTTGCTGGATCACATGATGGATCTGGCGAATCAAATCATCGAGAAGCAGAAGCACCTGGAGTCGCGTAATTTTCTCATCGGTTTCAAAGTCAACACCTTCTGGAATCGTCTAAATCTCCATGTTATTTCTAACGACTTCTATTCCATGGCCATGAAACGTACAAGTCACTGGAatagtttcaatacggaacTATTCATGCCCTTTCAAATTGCGTACCTGATGCTCAGTGTTCAGGGATCCATTGAATCCATTTCGGAGGAGACATACAATAAGTTGCGAGATAAGATGCCATTGCGATGCAACCAGTGCGAATTTGTTACTAATATGCTGCTGGATCTGAAAGCTCACTTGTATCAGCACTGGCGGCTCAAGGAAGACGAGCGCGATCAGAAGAATAAAGTcgataaaataatgaaaatgatatCTGAGACCAAACTGGATGAGGCGGAGGCAAAACCGGAGCTGCTGCCTGAAGAACCTATTCAAACTCAGCCCGTTGCCGCTATCGCTCAGTATCCCAATGAAAATCCAGGCGAGCCCTTAacgccgcaacagcagcaggcccaGACTGGTTACGACAAATACATTAACGGGCCTCCTGTGAACATGATGAATCAGAAGAATCCCAACCATCCGTTCCGGAACACTCCGCACTTTGATAGACAACCACAGAAACCGCCGCAGCCTCGTTTTGGGCCACGTGGACCAATGGCTTCTCGGACTGGTCCACGCTTTCCGCATAAACAACAGCACAACAGATTCAGGGCTCCAGGATTCAACGCATGTCGTCAGTCTCATCCACTGTACCATTCAGGGCGTCAGCAATTTCCGAATGCTGCATCAGTCAGCGCCGGTCAAGCTGGGCCGCCAGGTCAGCAACAGGGAGCTAGACCGAAATGGAATCTAAGTAAGATATTCAATCCACAGAACCGCCAGAATGCAGTCCAAGCCCAGCCAACAAATTCATCATCTTAG